A window of Halomonas sp. GFAJ-1 contains these coding sequences:
- a CDS encoding outer membrane lipoprotein LolB, protein MLTPRPAASRLPTPYLFKAKRSARLWVTSIALLALAGCASQAPVDESGRQAGQWERQQADVEAFDTWTMAGKAGLRTPDESTSANLDWNQHPHYFRMLISGPFGGGRSVLEGREGRFSLTTSDGRFEAETPEALMEEQLGWSLPVSAMPDWVRGLPGDHASYQMETDELGYPNFLQQDGWEIDYRDWEQVEGMWLPRRLVMNYGDVRITLVVNQWRPTNS, encoded by the coding sequence ATGTTGACCCCACGCCCCGCCGCTTCACGCTTACCCACACCCTATCTTTTTAAGGCAAAACGTAGCGCTCGCCTGTGGGTAACCAGCATTGCCCTGCTGGCACTTGCTGGCTGTGCCAGCCAGGCACCGGTTGACGAGAGCGGCCGTCAAGCAGGTCAGTGGGAACGTCAGCAGGCCGACGTTGAAGCCTTCGACACTTGGACAATGGCAGGCAAAGCGGGACTAAGAACCCCCGACGAAAGCACCAGCGCTAATTTAGACTGGAATCAGCACCCCCACTATTTCCGCATGCTGATTAGCGGGCCATTTGGCGGCGGCCGAAGCGTACTGGAAGGTCGCGAAGGACGTTTTTCACTTACCACCAGCGACGGCCGCTTTGAGGCAGAGACACCCGAAGCCTTAATGGAAGAGCAGTTAGGCTGGTCGCTGCCGGTAAGCGCCATGCCCGACTGGGTACGTGGCCTACCCGGCGACCACGCCAGCTACCAAATGGAAACCGATGAGCTTGGCTACCCCAACTTCCTCCAGCAAGATGGCTGGGAAATTGATTACCGCGACTGGGAGCAAGTAGAAGGCATGTGGCTACCCCGCCGATTGGTCATGAACTATGGGGATGTGCGCATTACC
- a CDS encoding glutamyl-tRNA reductase, with protein MTLLALGINHRTASVAVREQVAFTPTQLESALAELRSLPQINEAAVLSTCNRTELYCVTDAAGEQVVLDWLGRFHNLRVEDLSRCAYHYLDSDAARHLMRVAVGLDSMVLGEPQILGQLKDAYQQARQAKGLGGELERLFQHTFAVAKQVRTETGIGKNPVSIAYAAVSMASRIFDDFSRARALLIGAGETIELVARHLHEAGVRQLTVANRTRERAEQVSSPLGGTAITLSEIPDALEYADIVISSTASPLPILGKGMVERALKKRRHRPVFMVDIAVPRDIEPQVGELADVFLYTVDDLEEVIQENRRHRQVAADQAESLIEHGVGNWLHERRIRKGGELIRDYRRHGEAIRDHSREQALERLARGEDPAKVIERMAHQLANRLMHHPTLALREAASQENHELLNAMPQLLLPAKPAFEQPARPVKRQKDDTPA; from the coding sequence ATGACGCTTCTTGCCCTGGGAATAAATCATCGTACTGCCAGTGTGGCTGTGCGTGAGCAGGTGGCCTTTACGCCGACGCAGCTGGAAAGTGCGTTGGCTGAATTGCGTAGCCTGCCACAAATCAACGAAGCAGCCGTGCTCTCGACCTGTAACCGTACCGAGCTTTACTGCGTGACGGATGCTGCCGGTGAGCAGGTTGTGCTGGATTGGCTTGGACGCTTCCATAATTTGCGCGTCGAAGACCTCTCCCGTTGTGCCTACCATTATCTAGACAGCGATGCGGCACGCCATTTGATGCGCGTCGCCGTTGGCCTGGACTCTATGGTGCTGGGCGAGCCGCAAATTCTTGGGCAATTAAAAGATGCCTACCAACAAGCGCGCCAGGCCAAAGGCTTAGGCGGCGAGTTGGAGCGTCTGTTTCAGCATACCTTCGCGGTGGCTAAACAGGTGCGCACAGAAACCGGTATTGGTAAAAACCCCGTCTCAATCGCCTATGCCGCGGTGAGTATGGCCAGCCGAATTTTTGATGACTTTAGCCGAGCTCGTGCGCTGCTGATTGGTGCAGGGGAAACCATCGAGCTGGTAGCGCGCCACCTCCATGAAGCCGGTGTGCGTCAGCTCACGGTGGCAAACCGTACTCGAGAGCGGGCTGAACAGGTGTCGTCACCGCTTGGGGGCACTGCCATCACGCTGTCTGAGATTCCTGATGCGCTAGAGTATGCCGATATCGTCATCTCTTCGACGGCCTCTCCGCTGCCAATCTTAGGCAAGGGGATGGTGGAGCGGGCGCTGAAAAAACGCCGCCACCGTCCTGTGTTCATGGTGGATATTGCGGTGCCTAGAGACATTGAGCCGCAGGTAGGCGAGCTTGCCGATGTTTTCCTCTACACCGTTGACGATCTGGAAGAGGTTATTCAAGAGAATCGGCGCCATCGCCAAGTGGCCGCTGACCAGGCTGAATCGCTAATTGAGCACGGTGTCGGTAATTGGCTTCACGAGCGCCGTATTCGCAAAGGCGGTGAGTTGATTCGCGACTACCGTCGTCACGGTGAAGCGATACGCGACCACTCTCGAGAGCAAGCGCTTGAGCGTTTAGCGCGTGGGGAAGACCCCGCTAAAGTGATTGAGCGAATGGCGCATCAATTAGCCAATCGTTTGATGCACCACCCGACGCTTGCGCTGCGAGAAGCGGCCTCCCAAGAAAACCACGAATTGCTGAATGCCATGCCGCAGTTACTGCTTCCCGCTAAACCTGCGTTTGAGCAGCCCGCACGCCCGGTAAAACGCCAGAAGGATGATACACCCGCATGA
- a CDS encoding peptide chain release factor 1, which yields MKETLRQRLDSFTERFEELAMLLSDPEVINNQQRFRDYSREYAELEELVATWQRYREVEVSIEEAEQLSRDSDPEMRELAEMEISDGREQLGNLDVELKRLLVPKDPDDGRGVFLEVRAGTGGDEAAIFAGDLFRMYSRYAEKRGWRVEVISASHGEQGGYKEVISRVKGDGVYARLKFESGAHRVQRVPATESQGRIHTSACTVAVMPEVDDVGDIDINPSDLRVDTYRSSGAGGQHVNTTDSAIRITHLPSGVVVECQEERSQHKNRAKAMSLLAAKLKRNAVDSQRQEQADARRSLVGSGDRSERIRTYNFPQGRITDHRINLTLYKLTEVVSGEQLDEVIEPLIHEYQAEQLSALQEA from the coding sequence ATGAAAGAGACTTTGCGCCAACGCTTAGATAGCTTTACCGAACGCTTTGAAGAGCTGGCAATGCTGTTGTCTGATCCTGAGGTGATTAACAACCAGCAGCGTTTCCGTGACTACTCCCGTGAATACGCCGAGCTGGAGGAGCTGGTTGCCACTTGGCAGCGTTATCGTGAGGTTGAGGTCAGTATTGAAGAGGCTGAACAACTCAGCCGCGACAGCGACCCAGAAATGCGTGAACTAGCAGAAATGGAGATCAGCGACGGGCGCGAGCAGCTTGGAAACCTGGACGTTGAGCTTAAGCGCTTGCTGGTGCCTAAAGACCCTGACGACGGCCGTGGCGTGTTTCTAGAAGTGCGCGCGGGCACTGGTGGCGATGAAGCCGCGATCTTTGCCGGTGACCTGTTTCGTATGTACTCCCGCTATGCCGAGAAGCGTGGCTGGCGCGTTGAAGTGATTAGTGCCAGCCACGGCGAGCAGGGCGGCTATAAAGAGGTTATTTCCCGGGTGAAAGGTGACGGCGTTTATGCCCGCTTGAAGTTTGAATCAGGTGCCCACCGGGTTCAGCGGGTACCAGCGACTGAGTCCCAAGGGCGCATTCACACCTCGGCCTGCACGGTAGCGGTAATGCCAGAAGTAGACGACGTGGGCGATATTGATATTAATCCTTCTGATTTACGTGTGGACACCTACCGCTCAAGCGGTGCGGGCGGCCAGCACGTTAACACCACCGATTCTGCTATTCGTATTACCCACCTGCCCTCCGGCGTAGTGGTGGAGTGCCAGGAAGAGCGTAGCCAGCATAAAAACCGAGCCAAAGCGATGTCGCTACTGGCTGCTAAGCTCAAGCGCAACGCGGTGGACTCCCAGCGACAAGAGCAGGCTGATGCCCGCCGCTCGCTAGTAGGCTCTGGGGACCGCAGCGAACGTATTCGTACGTACAACTTCCCCCAAGGTCGCATTACTGACCACCGCATCAATCTAACGCTCTATAAGCTAACGGAAGTTGTTAGCGGTGAGCAGCTAGATGAAGTCATTGAGCCGCTGATCCACGAGTATCAAGCAGAGCAGCTTTCCGCCCTTCAGGAAGCCTAA
- a CDS encoding protein-(glutamine-N5) methyltransferase, release factor-specific, translating into MTYDALLRLAVPRLQAAGSPSARIDAEVLLSHATGYNRTWLYTWGDRECPTWEHARFDALVAARVQGQPVAYLTGEREFWGLRLATSADTLIPRPDTETLVEAVLGRGQAKAGWLLDLGTGTGAIALAFASEKPGWHVMGADIRLEAVRLAARNAQVLAIANAQFVQSDWFSAFSAPEYANKFNIIVSNPPYIAADDPHLCQGDVRFEPRSALVAEANGMADLIHLANTASAHLSAGGWLALEHGYSQAGQVREALVLAGYQNVESVRDVGGHERVTLGHL; encoded by the coding sequence ATGACCTACGATGCTCTACTGCGGCTTGCAGTGCCGCGTCTGCAAGCCGCGGGTTCGCCCTCAGCGCGAATAGATGCGGAAGTGCTGCTTAGCCATGCAACGGGGTATAACCGCACTTGGCTTTATACCTGGGGCGACCGTGAATGTCCTACCTGGGAACATGCGCGGTTTGATGCTCTAGTTGCTGCTCGCGTTCAGGGGCAACCAGTGGCCTATTTAACCGGTGAACGTGAGTTTTGGGGCCTGCGATTGGCCACGTCGGCTGATACGCTTATCCCCCGGCCTGATACGGAAACACTGGTAGAAGCGGTGCTGGGTCGTGGGCAGGCAAAAGCCGGTTGGCTGCTTGATCTAGGCACCGGCACCGGCGCTATTGCGCTGGCCTTTGCCAGTGAAAAACCTGGCTGGCATGTGATGGGCGCGGATATTCGCCTGGAAGCAGTTCGCCTTGCGGCTCGCAACGCCCAGGTGCTGGCGATTGCCAATGCACAGTTTGTACAAAGTGACTGGTTCAGCGCTTTTTCGGCGCCTGAATACGCTAATAAATTCAATATCATTGTTAGTAACCCGCCCTATATTGCGGCTGACGACCCCCACTTATGCCAAGGTGATGTGCGCTTTGAGCCGCGTTCTGCATTAGTCGCTGAGGCCAATGGTATGGCTGATTTAATTCATTTAGCCAATACCGCCAGTGCGCATCTCTCCGCCGGAGGGTGGCTGGCACTAGAGCATGGCTATTCTCAGGCTGGTCAGGTGCGCGAAGCGCTTGTACTGGCCGGCTATCAGAACGTTGAAAGTGTGCGAGACGTTGGCGGTCATGAACGGGTTACCCTAGGGCACCTTTAA
- a CDS encoding AsnC family transcriptional regulator, giving the protein MKPKNRTLDRIDLKILRCLQENARISYVDLASEVGLSTTPCLERVKRLERAGIIRGYQAILDPRALKANLLVFVEISLETQSPAVFDEFRRAVETLPQIQECHLVSGQFDYILKCRIPEMAAYRQLLGDVVLTLPGVKESKSYVVMEEVKESFSLHIPDFEEFEDK; this is encoded by the coding sequence ATGAAACCTAAAAATAGAACGCTGGACCGTATCGATCTTAAAATTTTGCGATGTCTGCAGGAGAATGCGCGTATTTCCTACGTGGACCTTGCCTCAGAAGTTGGCTTATCCACAACCCCTTGCTTAGAGCGCGTCAAGCGCCTTGAGCGAGCCGGTATCATTCGCGGCTACCAAGCGATTCTCGACCCACGAGCCTTAAAAGCTAACCTGCTGGTGTTTGTAGAAATCAGCCTGGAAACCCAGTCGCCTGCAGTATTTGATGAGTTCCGCCGCGCGGTGGAAACGCTCCCGCAGATACAAGAGTGCCACTTAGTCTCTGGTCAGTTTGATTATATTTTGAAGTGCCGGATTCCTGAGATGGCGGCCTACCGCCAGTTACTCGGCGATGTGGTACTCACCTTGCCCGGGGTAAAAGAGTCGAAAAGCTACGTGGTCATGGAAGAGGTGAAAGAGAGCTTCAGCCTGCACATACCCGACTTCGAGGAATTTGAGGATAAGTAA
- a CDS encoding molybdopterin-synthase adenylyltransferase MoeB, producing the protein MMDDQALLRYSRQIMLPEVDIDGQERLRGAHALIIGAGGLGSPAALYLAAAGVGRITIADADVVELSNLQRQIAHQQASIGVNKACSAKASMEALNPECQVVAVEQHAAGEQLQTLVDSADVVLDCTDRFSSRYAINTATQQAGVPLVSGAAIRFSGQLAVFDPRNSDAPCYACLYPPDDSDSDDEALSCAESGVMAPLVGLIGCFQAVEAFKLLSGAGKPHQGLSTFEGMSGQWRHFQVLRDPACQVCGKRE; encoded by the coding sequence ATGATGGACGATCAGGCGCTGCTGCGCTATAGCCGCCAAATCATGCTGCCCGAGGTTGATATCGACGGGCAGGAGCGCCTGCGAGGCGCCCACGCGCTGATTATAGGTGCAGGTGGGTTGGGCTCGCCGGCAGCACTCTACTTAGCGGCCGCGGGCGTTGGGCGTATAACCATTGCCGATGCAGATGTTGTTGAGCTTTCTAATCTGCAGCGGCAAATCGCCCATCAGCAGGCAAGCATTGGCGTTAATAAAGCATGCTCAGCGAAAGCCAGCATGGAAGCGCTGAACCCTGAGTGCCAGGTAGTGGCTGTGGAGCAGCACGCAGCAGGCGAGCAGTTACAGACGTTAGTGGATTCGGCAGATGTTGTGCTTGATTGCACCGACCGTTTTTCAAGCCGCTACGCGATTAATACCGCCACACAGCAGGCGGGCGTGCCGCTTGTTTCTGGCGCGGCGATACGCTTTTCCGGGCAGCTGGCGGTATTTGACCCCCGAAACTCAGATGCCCCCTGTTACGCCTGCCTTTATCCCCCTGATGATAGCGATAGCGATGATGAAGCTCTTAGCTGTGCTGAAAGCGGGGTGATGGCACCGCTCGTTGGTTTAATTGGCTGTTTTCAAGCGGTGGAAGCCTTCAAACTGTTAAGCGGTGCTGGAAAGCCCCACCAAGGGCTTTCGACCTTTGAGGGTATGAGTGGACAATGGCGCCACTTCCAGGTGCTCCGAGATCCCGCCTGTCAGGTATGTGGGAAAAGAGAGTAA
- a CDS encoding alkyl hydroperoxide reductase subunit F, translating to MLDANLKNQLKAYLEKVTQPFEIVASLDDGAKSQELLGLLEDISSLTDKITLHSDGQDSRKPSFAINRPGEETGVVFAGIPMGHEFTSLVLALLQVGGHPPKTSQELLDQIKNLDGDMLFETYYSLSCQNCPDVVQALNLMAIFNPNVRHVAIDGALFQDEVEAREIMSVPSIYLNGKPFDQGRMTLEQILAKVDTGAAEREAKKLSEKAAFDTLVIGGGPAGASAAIYSARKGINTGVAAERFGGQVADTMGIENFISVSHTEGPKLVSALEEHVKEYEVDVMNLQRATSFKAAEAEGGLHEVTLESGAKLKSKTLVLATGARWREMNVPGEQQYRNKGVAYCPHCDGPLFKGKRVAVIGGGNSGVEAAIDLAGIVGHVTLVEFMGEMRADAVLQRKLKSLPNVDIILNAQTTEVTGDGSRVNGLTYKDRTTDDIKTIALEGIFVQIGLVPNTEWLKGSPIEMTPRGEIIVDAHGMTSVPGVFAAGDVTTVPYKQIIIAMGEGAKASLGAFDYLIRN from the coding sequence ATGCTGGACGCTAATTTAAAAAACCAGTTGAAAGCTTATCTGGAAAAAGTGACTCAACCGTTCGAGATCGTTGCGTCCCTCGATGACGGTGCCAAGTCACAAGAACTGCTGGGCCTGCTGGAAGATATCAGCAGCCTCACCGATAAAATTACTCTGCACAGCGATGGCCAAGATAGCCGCAAGCCATCCTTTGCTATTAATCGCCCCGGTGAAGAGACCGGCGTGGTATTTGCAGGTATCCCCATGGGCCACGAGTTCACCTCGCTGGTACTGGCGCTGCTGCAAGTCGGTGGCCACCCACCGAAAACCTCTCAAGAACTGCTGGATCAAATCAAGAACCTCGACGGCGACATGCTGTTCGAGACTTACTACTCGCTTTCGTGCCAGAACTGCCCTGATGTCGTTCAAGCGCTCAACTTAATGGCGATCTTTAACCCGAACGTGCGTCACGTCGCCATTGATGGCGCGCTGTTCCAGGATGAAGTAGAAGCGCGGGAAATTATGTCGGTGCCCAGCATCTACTTAAACGGCAAGCCTTTTGACCAGGGTCGCATGACACTTGAGCAAATCTTAGCCAAAGTAGACACTGGCGCTGCCGAGCGTGAAGCGAAAAAGCTTAGCGAAAAAGCCGCCTTTGATACGCTAGTGATTGGTGGTGGCCCCGCCGGTGCATCAGCAGCCATTTACTCTGCCCGCAAAGGCATTAACACCGGTGTTGCTGCAGAGCGCTTTGGTGGCCAAGTGGCCGACACTATGGGCATTGAGAACTTTATTTCAGTTTCCCATACCGAAGGCCCAAAGCTAGTTAGCGCATTGGAAGAGCACGTCAAAGAGTACGAGGTTGACGTAATGAACCTTCAGCGCGCTACGTCATTCAAGGCTGCTGAAGCGGAAGGCGGTTTGCATGAAGTCACCCTGGAGTCCGGCGCGAAGCTAAAGAGCAAAACACTCGTGCTAGCCACTGGCGCACGCTGGCGTGAAATGAATGTTCCCGGTGAGCAGCAGTACCGTAACAAAGGCGTGGCTTATTGCCCCCATTGCGATGGCCCACTGTTCAAAGGCAAGCGCGTTGCCGTTATTGGTGGCGGCAACTCTGGTGTAGAAGCGGCCATTGACCTTGCGGGCATCGTGGGTCACGTAACGCTGGTAGAGTTCATGGGTGAAATGCGCGCAGATGCCGTGCTGCAGAGAAAACTCAAGAGCCTGCCCAACGTCGATATTATTTTGAACGCGCAAACCACCGAAGTAACCGGCGATGGCAGCCGCGTTAACGGCCTAACCTATAAAGACCGTACTACCGATGACATCAAAACCATCGCGTTAGAGGGTATTTTTGTTCAGATTGGCTTGGTACCTAATACCGAGTGGCTGAAAGGCTCACCGATTGAGATGACGCCCCGCGGAGAGATTATTGTCGATGCCCATGGCATGACCTCGGTACCCGGTGTGTTTGCTGCAGGGGATGTCACCACCGTGCCCTATAAACAGATCATTATTGCCATGGGCGAAGGCGCAAAAGCCTCGCTAGGCGCCTTTGATTATCTGATTCGCAATTAA
- a CDS encoding peroxiredoxin — MSLINTEVKPFKATAYLNGEFVDVTEADLKGQWSVFFFYPADFTFVCPTELGDLADNYAEFKKLGVEIYSVSTDTHFTHKAWHDSSETIGKLQYPMIADPTLRISRNFEVLIEEAGLAERGTFVVDPDGKIQIVEINAGNIGRNAEELLRKVKAAQYVRANPNEVCPAKWKEGEETLAPSLDLVGKI, encoded by the coding sequence ATGTCTTTGATCAACACTGAAGTAAAACCGTTTAAAGCGACTGCCTATTTGAACGGTGAGTTTGTTGACGTTACCGAAGCAGACCTTAAAGGCCAGTGGTCAGTATTTTTCTTCTACCCCGCTGACTTCACGTTCGTTTGCCCCACTGAGCTTGGCGACCTGGCCGACAACTACGCAGAATTCAAGAAGCTGGGCGTTGAAATTTACAGCGTTTCAACCGATACCCACTTCACTCACAAAGCGTGGCACGACAGCTCTGAGACTATCGGCAAGCTGCAGTACCCAATGATTGCTGACCCGACGCTGCGCATTTCGCGCAACTTTGAAGTCCTCATCGAGGAAGCCGGTCTTGCTGAGCGCGGCACCTTCGTTGTTGACCCAGACGGCAAAATTCAGATCGTTGAAATTAACGCTGGCAACATCGGCCGTAATGCCGAAGAGCTACTGCGTAAAGTGAAAGCCGCTCAATACGTTCGCGCTAACCCGAACGAAGTTTGCCCGGCAAAATGGAAAGAAGGCGAAGAGACGCTAGCGCCCTCTCTGGATCTAGTAGGCAAAATCTAA
- a CDS encoding spermidine/putrescine ABC transporter substrate-binding protein PotF has translation MRNIHKLSGAVAAISFAVAATAAHADEVRVYNWSDYIAPETLEKFTERTGISVTYDVYDSNEILDAALLSGRSGYDVVVPSTHYFTRQLRAGVYQPLDHDLLPNLGNLDPDLMSNLEAIDQGSEYSVPYMWGTNGLGYNVDRVTEILGDDAPLDSWALLFDPEITTQLNDAGCGLAMLDSGDEMLSPAMAYLGLSPLSENIEDLEAAGELIAAIRGNITYFHSSRYVSDLANGDICVAAGYSGDIFQAADRAEEAGRDFTIGYSIPKEGAALWFDMMAIPADAPNTENAHAFINFILEPEIAAEISEYVRYANPNAAANEFVSEELLNDPAVYPETDVLQNLYVAVEKPQEVQRARTRIWNRVKSGR, from the coding sequence ATGAGGAACATCCACAAACTTTCCGGGGCCGTTGCGGCCATCTCTTTTGCCGTAGCGGCCACTGCTGCCCATGCTGATGAAGTACGGGTGTATAACTGGTCAGACTATATTGCACCAGAAACGCTGGAGAAATTTACCGAGCGCACCGGTATTAGTGTCACTTATGATGTTTATGACAGTAATGAAATTCTTGATGCTGCATTGCTATCAGGGCGCTCAGGATACGATGTCGTCGTTCCGTCAACCCACTACTTCACTCGCCAATTGAGAGCTGGCGTTTACCAGCCGCTCGATCATGACCTGTTGCCCAATTTAGGCAACCTAGACCCTGATTTGATGAGCAATTTAGAAGCCATTGACCAGGGTAGCGAATACTCAGTGCCTTACATGTGGGGAACCAACGGTCTTGGCTATAACGTCGATCGCGTCACTGAGATACTAGGTGACGATGCTCCCCTGGATAGTTGGGCGCTGCTGTTTGACCCTGAAATTACGACCCAGCTCAACGATGCGGGCTGTGGATTAGCCATGCTCGACTCTGGTGATGAAATGTTGTCACCCGCTATGGCCTACCTAGGTCTTAGCCCCCTAAGTGAAAACATTGAAGATTTAGAAGCCGCCGGCGAGTTGATTGCGGCTATTCGTGGCAACATCACCTACTTCCACTCCTCGCGCTATGTGTCTGACTTAGCTAATGGCGATATTTGTGTGGCAGCGGGCTATTCCGGCGATATTTTTCAGGCAGCTGACCGTGCCGAAGAAGCGGGCCGTGATTTTACGATTGGCTACAGCATTCCCAAAGAAGGGGCGGCATTGTGGTTTGATATGATGGCGATACCGGCAGATGCGCCTAATACTGAAAATGCCCATGCCTTTATTAACTTTATTCTTGAGCCTGAAATTGCCGCCGAAATTAGCGAATACGTGCGCTATGCTAACCCGAACGCAGCGGCTAACGAGTTTGTCTCTGAAGAGCTGTTGAACGATCCTGCTGTATATCCTGAAACGGACGTTTTGCAGAACCTTTATGTCGCGGTAGAAAAACCCCAGGAAGTTCAGCGTGCCCGCACGCGTATCTGGAACCGCGTTAAGTCCGGCCGTTAA
- a CDS encoding transporter produces MVTTPLSSASSSSPLETSSASRPQGKTPRFAEDIVLEVKRLSKRFDDALAVDDVNLTVKRGEIFALLGGSGSGKSTLLRMLAGFETPSEGKILLSGENITDMPPHKRPINMMFQSYALFPHMTVAQNIAFGLKQDKLSKADIEARVAQMLKLVHMERFAKRKPHQLSGGQRQRVALARSLAKRPKLLLLDEPMGALDKKLRTEMQLEVVEIIEQVGVTCIMVTHDQEEAMTMADRVAIMADGWIEQVGSPVDIYESPASRMVAEFVGTVNLFEGEIVEDAADHCRISSPALSRPLYIDHGITTQAVDRRVWAALRPEKIWLTREKPATAHNWEEGTVDDIAYLGGYSLYYVRTASGQRIKVSMANTERRGDRPTWEDSVYVYWEDHSAIVLNR; encoded by the coding sequence ATGGTCACTACGCCCCTGTCGAGCGCGTCGTCCTCTTCACCATTGGAAACCTCGTCGGCTTCGCGGCCCCAGGGAAAAACCCCGCGGTTTGCCGAGGATATCGTGCTGGAGGTAAAGCGACTCAGTAAGCGTTTTGACGATGCTTTAGCGGTGGATGACGTTAACCTTACGGTAAAGCGTGGCGAGATTTTTGCGCTGCTGGGTGGGTCGGGGTCGGGTAAATCAACGCTGCTACGCATGCTGGCAGGCTTTGAAACGCCCAGTGAAGGCAAAATCTTATTGAGCGGTGAAAATATTACCGATATGCCGCCCCATAAACGCCCGATCAATATGATGTTCCAGTCCTATGCGCTGTTCCCTCATATGACCGTGGCGCAAAACATTGCCTTTGGGCTGAAGCAAGACAAGCTCTCCAAAGCAGACATTGAGGCACGTGTGGCCCAAATGCTTAAGCTGGTGCACATGGAGCGGTTTGCCAAGCGTAAGCCGCACCAGCTGTCCGGCGGCCAGCGCCAGCGTGTGGCATTGGCAAGGTCGCTGGCTAAGCGGCCCAAACTGTTGTTGCTCGATGAGCCCATGGGGGCGTTGGATAAAAAGCTACGTACCGAAATGCAGCTGGAAGTGGTCGAAATTATTGAGCAAGTTGGGGTGACCTGCATCATGGTGACCCACGATCAAGAAGAAGCCATGACCATGGCGGACCGCGTGGCCATTATGGCCGATGGCTGGATTGAGCAGGTGGGCTCACCGGTGGACATTTACGAGAGCCCAGCCAGCCGCATGGTGGCGGAGTTTGTTGGCACCGTAAATTTGTTTGAAGGAGAGATCGTCGAAGATGCTGCCGACCACTGCCGTATTAGCTCGCCTGCTCTCTCTCGGCCGCTCTATATTGACCACGGCATTACCACTCAAGCGGTAGATCGCCGGGTGTGGGCCGCGCTTCGCCCAGAAAAAATCTGGCTAACCCGTGAAAAGCCCGCCACGGCGCACAACTGGGAAGAGGGGACGGTAGACGATATCGCTTATCTAGGCGGCTACTCGCTCTACTACGTGCGCACCGCATCGGGGCAGCGGATAAAAGTCAGCATGGCCAATACCGAGCGTCGAGGCGACCGTCCAACTTGGGAGGATAGCGTCTACGTCTATTGGGAAGACCATAGCGCTATCGTGCTGAATCGCTAA
- a CDS encoding putrescine ABC transporter permease PotH, whose product MMPSRVTGFMKRLQLGRRGVIALPLVWLTLFFLLPFALVLKISLSESVIAIPPYGPLVEYADQTLHVFLNMGNYLFLLSDSLYLAAYWGSIKTAFISTTVCLLIGYPMAYAMARAPGRWQLILLLLVMLPSWTSFLIRVYAWMGILSNSGLINNFLMGVGLIDSPLRMMNTQFAVIVGIVYAYLPFMVLPLYAHLTRLDNSLLEAASDLGSRKLNTFITVTLPLSMGGILAGSMLVFIPAVGEFVIPELLGGPNTLMIGKVLWEEFFLNRDWPVASALAMVMLLLLLIPIVWFHRYQSRELEK is encoded by the coding sequence ATGATGCCATCTCGTGTGACTGGTTTTATGAAGCGCCTGCAGCTAGGCCGCCGGGGGGTGATTGCGCTTCCCCTGGTGTGGCTGACGCTGTTTTTTTTGTTGCCGTTTGCGTTGGTGCTTAAAATCAGCTTGTCTGAGTCAGTCATCGCCATTCCGCCCTATGGGCCGCTGGTAGAGTACGCTGACCAAACGCTGCATGTGTTTCTCAACATGGGGAACTACCTTTTCTTACTCTCGGACTCTTTGTACCTTGCCGCGTACTGGGGCTCGATTAAAACCGCGTTTATTTCCACCACGGTTTGTTTATTGATTGGCTACCCAATGGCTTACGCCATGGCACGGGCGCCGGGGCGATGGCAGCTTATCTTGCTGCTGCTGGTTATGCTGCCCTCCTGGACATCGTTTTTGATTCGGGTGTATGCCTGGATGGGGATTTTGAGCAATAGCGGGCTAATCAATAACTTCCTAATGGGGGTCGGGTTGATTGACTCACCGCTACGGATGATGAATACCCAGTTTGCGGTCATTGTTGGAATTGTCTATGCCTACCTACCGTTTATGGTGCTGCCGCTTTATGCCCACCTAACACGATTGGACAATTCTCTATTAGAAGCGGCATCTGATCTTGGGTCGCGCAAGCTCAATACCTTTATAACGGTCACGCTACCGCTCTCTATGGGAGGGATTTTGGCAGGCTCTATGCTGGTGTTTATTCCTGCTGTGGGTGAGTTCGTCATCCCGGAGCTACTGGGTGGGCCTAATACACTGATGATCGGTAAAGTGCTTTGGGAAGAGTTCTTCTTAAACCGCGACTGGCCGGTCGCCTCCGCACTGGCAATGGTAATGCTACTGCTGTTGCTAATACCTATCGTGTGGTTTCACCGTTACCAATCACGGGAGCTTGAAAAATGA